Proteins found in one Oryza glaberrima chromosome 4, OglaRS2, whole genome shotgun sequence genomic segment:
- the LOC127769407 gene encoding protein SMAX1-LIKE 4: MRAGAYTIHQSLTAEAAAVLKLALGIARRRGHAQVTPLHVAFALLSPACSPPHAPQQQPAPPPYGLLKRACLRSHPSAAVAVAAHPLQCRALELCFNVALNRLPTSAPHSPPPSSSAPSGAVAPPFASSLIQPNPTLSNALVAALKRAQANQRRGCVELQQQPPPPPPPPPPVAASTQQQQQPLLAIKVELDQLIISILDDPSVSRVMREAGFSSSTVKSNLEEESALMMSTSSSPPPPAIPPHFFLDPSIGVGGNGGGGGGVGGGFMLWPAPFLSSPGMAVPSSCKEDVRAVLEVMVRKQGRRTNPVVVGDSVSMAEAVAGELLRRLEGGDVPDELAGAHLLKLQLSYVHVRLMSRADVDAKAAELRRSVDAVKRGGLVVYVGDLRWALDEDHHHGAGHHNTASSYSPVEHMVAELGRLLGDLRASAPPRGRVWLVATASYQTYMRCRRRRPSLESAWALQAVVVPTGAGTGLALNNLHAVATTSNGEPVQQAMVATNHQQQQQQRASPFVAMAAEPAARDELDDRLLVLCTECSHNYEREASAVKAEAAADEEGPRAAGNLPGWLVPEPPKENYLIELKRKWSRLCRKLHLCGGGDPCSGQSFGAGTYGNGPSSLLPWWSASCLLPNGGGKPSIAGFLGMEALRWSPPAAAALPSLSSLREPECQDVTTALALGSLPLSDSASSSGGGGGDGAAARELERRLRKNVPWQRAAVAEIADAVAAGARSGNGTKGAGVWLLLKGSDHAAVRRVAAVIAETHCGSADRVVVVSADPNKFGCADDFRSDVVARASMAAAAGGNKLVLVVDDVERAPQHVVECLVAASRSGALKDKFGGQELDLSGSVVVMTTSKLADAAVSGVISLRLYTSEQSPPSGDLKRKTPTSSPPTSDRKRARARRSAGNGHSLDLNLNLFAHDDDDNDAGDVDDDDDGVPSDITHEGGVDDSGEHGHSHHRHHRLLLESIATRVVTLDGDHHGAAAAVRERLSGRLDGGGRELRVDGEAAAALAAASGHFVDEVMERWVAEVFEPAAATVKNGGKAVVLGVGPSGGGAHESVGFMGSVLPSRVHVD; this comes from the exons ATGCGGGCGGGGGCGTACACCATCCACCAGTCGCTCACCGCCGAGGCGGCCGCGGTGCTCAAGCTCGCGCTCGGCATCGCGCGACGCCGCGGCCATGCGCAGGTCACGCCGCTCCACGTCGCGTTCGCGCTGCTGAGCccggcgtgctcgccgccgcatgcgccgcagcagcagccggcgccgccgccgtacggGCTGCTCAAGCGCGCGTGCCTGCGGTCGCACCCGtccgccgcggtggcggtggccgcgcACCCGCTCCAGTGCCGCGCGCTCGAGCTCTGCTTCAACGTCGCGCTCAACCGCCTGCCCACCTCCGCGccgcactcgccgccgccgtcgtcgtccgcgccgtcgggcgccgtggcgccgccgttcgcgtcgtcgctcATCCAGCCTAACCCGACGCTCTCCAACGCGCTCGTCGCCGCGCTCAAGCGCGCGCAGGCCAACCAGCGCCGCGGCTGCGTCGAGCTCCAgcagcagcctcctcctcctccgccgccgccgccgccggtggctgcctcgacgcagcagcagcagcagccgctgcTCGCCATCAAGGTCGAGCTGGACCAGCTCATCATCTCCATCCTCGATGACCCCAGCGTGAGCCGGGTGATGCGTGAGGCCGGCTTCTCCAGCTCCACCGTCAAGAGCAACCTCGAGGAGGAGAGCGCGCTCATGATGTCCACGTCATCatcccctccaccgccggccatcCCACCCCACTTCTTCCTCGACCCCAGCATTGGCGTCGGCggcaacggtggcggcggcggtggcgtcggcggcggcttcatGCTGTGGCCGGCGCCGTTCTTGAGCTCGCCGGGCATGGCGGTGCCGTCGTCGTGCAAGGAGGACGTGAGGGCGGTATTGGAGGTGATGGTGCGGAAGCAGGGGAGGCGGACCAACCCCGTGGTGGTTGGCGACTCGGTGTCAATGGCggaggccgtcgccggcgagctcctgcggcggctggagggcggcgacgtcccggacgagctcgccggcgcgcaCCTCCTCAAGCTCCAGCTCTCCTACGTCCACGTCCGCCTCATGAGCCGCGCCGACGTGGACGCCAaggccgccgagctccgccgcagCGTCGACGCCGTCAAGCGCGGCGGCCTGGTCGTCTACGTCGGCGACCTCCGCTGGGCGCTCGACGaggaccaccaccacggcgcggGCCATCACAACACCGCCTCGTCCTACAGCCCCGTCGAACACATGGTCGCcgagctcggccgcctcctcggcgACCTCCgcgccagcgcgccgccgcgcgggcgcgTCTGGCTCGTGGCCACGGCGAGCTACCAGACATACatgcgatgccgccgccgccgcccgtcgctggAGTCCGCGTGGGCGCTCCaggccgtcgtcgtccccaccggcgccggcaccggcctGGCCCTCAACAACCTCCACGCTGTCGCCACCACAAG CAATGGAGAGCCTGTGCAGCAGGCCATGGTGGCGACcaaccaccagcagcagcagcagcagcgtgcTAGCCCTttcgtcgccatggccgccgagccggcggcgagggacgagCTGGATGACAGGCTGCTGGTACTCTGCACCGAGTGCAGCCACAACTACGAGAGGGAGGCGTCGGCggtgaaggcggaggcggccgccgacgaggagggcccgcgcgccgccggtaATCTCCCCGGCTGGCTCGTGCCGGAGCCACCCAAG GAGAACTATTTGATCGAGCTGAAGAGGAAATGGAGTAGGCTATGCAGAAAGCTTCatctctgcggcggcggcgatccatGCTCAGGTCAGTCGTTTGGAGCTGGAACTTATGGCAATGGACCAAGCAGCCTCCTCCCATGGTGGTCAGCTTCTTGCTTGCTGccgaacggcggcggcaagccgaGCATTGCGGGGTTCTTGGGCATGGAGGCGTtgcggtggtcgccgccggcggcggcggcgctgccgtccCTGAGTTCTCTGAGGGAGCCGGAGTGCCAGGACGTGACGACGGCGCTCGCGCTCGGCAGCCTCCCGCTCTCGGACTCGGCGTCGtcctccggtggcggcggcggcgacggcgcggcggcgcgcgagctgGAGCGGAGGTTGCGCAAGAACGTGCCGTGGcagcgcgccgccgtggcggagATCGCCgacgcggtggccgccggcgcccgGAGCGGTAACGGGACGAAGGGCGCCGGCGTCTGGCTGCTCTTGAAGGGGAGCGAccacgccgccgtgcgccgggtggcggcggtgatcgCCGAGACGCATTGCGGCTCAGCTGAtcgggtcgtcgtcgtctccgccgaTCCCAACAAGTTCGGGTGCGCCGACGATTTCCGCTCCGACGTCGTCGCGAGagcgtccatggcggcggccgccggcggcaacaAACTCGTGCTCGTCGTTGACGACGTCGAGCGCGCGCCGCAGCACGTCGTGGAATGTCTCGTGGCGGCGTCGAGGAGCGGCGCTCTGAAGGACAAGTTCGGCGGCCAAGAGCTCGATCTCTCGGGCTCCGTCGTCGTCATGACGACATCGAAGCTCGCCGATGCGGCGGTCAGCGGCGTCATCAGCCTACGGCTGTACACGTCGGAgcagtcgccgccgtccggGGACCTCAAGAGGAAGACGCCCACCAGTTCACCACCAACAAGCGACCGCAAgcgcgcacgggcacggcgcaGCGCCGGCAATGGCCACAGCCTCGACCTCAACCTCAACCTCTTcgcccacgacgacgacgacaacgacgccGGAGacgttgacgacgacgacgacggcgtcccGAGCGACATAACCCACGAAGGCGGCGTCGACGACTCCGGCGAGCACGGCCACtcgcaccaccgccaccaccgcctcctcctcgagtCCATCGCCACGCGCGTGGTCACCCTCGACGGCGACCACCACGGCGCCGCGGCTGCCGTCCGCGAGAGGCTGTCGgggcggctcgacggcggcgggcgggagctgcgcgtcgacggcgaggcggcggcggcgctggcggcggcgtcggggcacTTCGTCGACGAGGTGATGGAGCGGTGGGTGGCGGAGGTGTTTgaaccggcggcggcaacggtcaaAAATGGCGGGAAGGCTGTAGTGTTGGGGGTGGGGCCCAgtggaggtggggcccacgagtCAGTAGGGTTCATGGGCTCGGTCCTTCCGAGTAGGGTCCATGTGGACTGA